From one Catellatospora sp. IY07-71 genomic stretch:
- a CDS encoding GNAT family N-acetyltransferase — MPELILPTARLHAEFLECHEEWGPGLHEDGFGLGADDDVHSPEGFAAWVHERTRLTHPAGAPCPDEPHGSPRWLVEHGRVLGGFALRHRFDPLRGHIGYGVRPSARRRGLATWALGEMLGEARAALGVDRVLLVCAVDNVASARTIEHHGGVFENVQDTELGSIRRYWLDLDRTA; from the coding sequence ATGCCTGAACTGATCCTCCCGACCGCCCGCCTGCATGCCGAGTTCCTCGAGTGCCACGAGGAGTGGGGTCCCGGCCTGCACGAGGACGGCTTCGGCCTCGGCGCCGACGACGACGTGCACTCGCCCGAGGGCTTCGCCGCGTGGGTGCACGAGCGGACCCGGCTCACCCACCCCGCCGGAGCGCCCTGCCCCGACGAGCCGCACGGCTCACCCCGCTGGCTCGTCGAGCACGGCCGGGTGCTGGGCGGTTTCGCGCTGCGGCACCGGTTCGACCCGCTGCGCGGTCACATCGGCTACGGCGTGCGCCCGTCCGCGCGCCGCCGGGGCCTGGCCACCTGGGCGCTGGGCGAGATGCTCGGCGAGGCGCGCGCCGCGCTCGGCGTGGACCGGGTGCTCCTGGTCTGCGCCGTGGACAACGTCGCCTCGGCCCGCACCATCGAGCACCACGGCGGCGTCTTCGAGAACGTCCAGGACACCGAGCTCGGCTCGATCCGGCGGTACTGGCTCGACCTGGACCGGACGGCGTGA